The proteins below come from a single Acinonyx jubatus isolate Ajub_Pintada_27869175 chromosome A1, VMU_Ajub_asm_v1.0, whole genome shotgun sequence genomic window:
- the ESD gene encoding S-formylglutathione hydrolase, producing MALKQISSNKCFGGLQKVFEHDSVELNCKMKFAIYLPPKAETGKCPALYWLSGLTCTEQNFISKSGYHQAASEHGLVVIAPDTSPRGCNIKGEDESWDFGTGAGFYVDATEDPWKTNYRMYSYVTEELPKLINANFPVDPQRMSIFGHSMGGHGALICALKNPGKYKSVSAFAPICNPVLCPWGKKAFSGYLGTDQNKWKAYDATHLVKSYPGSQLDILIDQGKDDQFLSDGQLLPDNFIAACTEKKVPVVFRLQEGYDHSYYFIATFITDHIRHHAKYLNA from the exons ATGGCATTGAAACAGATTTCCAGTAACAAGTGCTTTGGAGGATTGCAGAAAGTTTTTGAACATGACAG TGTTGAACTGAACTGCAAAATGAAATTCGCAATCTACTTACCACCCAAGGCAGAAACTGGCAAATGCCCTGCGCTGTATTGGCTGTCTG GTTTAACTTGCACGGAACAAAATTTCATATCAAAGTCTGGTTATCATCAAGCTGCCTCAGAACATGGCCTTGTCGTCATTGCTCCAGATACCAGCCCTC GTGGCTGCAATATTAAAGGAGAAGATGAGAGCTGGGACTTTGGCACTGGTGCTGGGTTTTATGTGGACGCCACTGAAGATCCTTGGAAAACTAACTACAGAATGTATTCTTATGTAACCGAGGAG CTTCCCAAACTCATAAATGCCAATTTTCCAGTGGACCCCCAAAGGATGTCTATTTTTGGCCACTCCATGGGAGGCCACGGAGCTCTGATATGTGCTCTGAAGAATCCTGGAAAGTACAAA TCTGTGTCAGCATTTGCTCCAATTTGCAACCCAGTGCTCTGTCCTTGGGGCAAAAAAGCCTTCAGTGGATATTTGGGAACAGatcaaaataaatggaag gctTATGATGCTACCCATCTTGTGAAGTCCTACCCAGGTTCTCAGCTGGACATACTAATCGATCAAGGAAAAGATGACCAGTTCCTTTCAGATGGACAGTTACTACCTGATAACTTCATTGCTGCCTGTACAGAAAAGAAAGTCCCTGTTGTTTTTAGATTACAAGAG